One Leptodactylus fuscus isolate aLepFus1 chromosome 11, aLepFus1.hap2, whole genome shotgun sequence genomic window, caaagtctgcgtgccgcttccatacattgcaatgggagcgtgctattcgaatagtattcgctcatctctaacttcaattgtagcttcttacaattgaagttagagatgagcgaatactattcgaatagcgcgctcccattgcaatgtatggaagcggcacgcagactttgccggcggccgccgcttaactcctcgcgtgccgagcgcttccattcatttcaatggaagcgtgccattgaaatgaatagaagcgactggcacgcggggggttaagtggccgccggcaaagtctgcgtgccaccgctttcaatcacatataaggcgcatcgGACAGCGctacgccttatagtccggtgcgccttatatatgaacctagacaggactataaggcgctcatgggtaacacgccttatagtccagtgcgccttatagtccgcaaaatacggtatatacaggactatggaGATAACTGGAGGAGGGGGGATTATACAGGACTATAGAGATGCCAGGAGAGGGGAGCAGTATATTCAGAACTATAGAGATAGCAGAATGAGGAGTAAGCATTGTATTCAGGAGTATAGAGATACCAGGAGGAGGAACAGGAATTATATTCAGGACTATAAAAGTACCAGGAAGAGGGGGGCAGTATATTCAGGATTATAGATATACCAGAAGGAGTAAGGTCCATTATATTTAGGACTATGGAGTTGCAAGGAGGTGCAGATGCACATCTTGAACAATTAGTTCATTTAGCAGGGAAGGGTTAATAATCCCTTGCCCCAAATCCACCTGTAGGTGGAGAAAGAGCACAGTGTTCGtatagtaagggctagttcacatggaaacagagggggcggattatggcgcggaatccatgtcataatccgcaccctcacaatggtggtctattgaGACcgttagcgttcttttttctgctagcggaagcgagcttccctttcttcaggtggattccgcgggcccattcatttgggcctaatccgtgatgggatgctgtgcactgcaccagcatcccgtcacggctgcCGCGACAGAATATGCACAAGCGGATTTGCGTGTGAAATAAGCCTTAGTGTGCCACAATTTGGTGTAGTATGGCTCTATTGTATCATGTATTGTGATGTACTTGCACAATGTTGTATGCTTATgttgctttaaagggatcatatcatacaaacccttttttttctgagtaacacatcggaatagccttaagagaagctattcttctcttacatttcattgtcttctccgcgccgccgttccataggaatcccggttcttgaagTTTGACCCACcacgcgccggaagaagaagatgaagaggccgttgcagaagaagatggaggcggcgctggagagagttctctcacagcattgggcacgcctccagtgctgtttgagtgctgaggcccgcccctagtgctgcgagaaaactcatttgcatactgacaaaaaacgggatttcgagtgaatggtggcgtggagaagacaacgaaaggtaggagaagaatagcctttcttaaggctattctgacatgttagtcataaaaaaaaatgcgtttgaatgataggatccctttaaatgtattttacatGCTGGAAATTCCTCTTGAAAGTTTACATATTCTCACAGCAAGTATctcttatatttattttatatgattgttactcctcctcctcttatattTATTTTACCTGTGCTTTTTGCAGCTTCCATAGGACAGAGGATGCACTACATTACATTCTAATGCTGAAGATCTTCTGGGAAAATATTCCAACTTTTTAAACGGAAATAAGATGGAAAGTAAAGATGCTCCAAGATGGGGCAGCTGGAATAGTAGTTACTTTGTTGGAGCTGCCTCAAGTTTTGTGTCCACTGTTTTGACCTTTCCCATTTATAAGACAATTTTTCGACAGCAGCTTCATACATTAACCATCCGAGCTGCCACAAGTCAGTTGAATAATGAAGGTCTTAAACATCTCTATCGCGGTCTGGCACCACCTCTCATGGCAAAAACTGTTCAAGGGACTTTGCTTTTTGGAACTCAAGGAAGCCTCCAACATTTTCTCTCTAAGGGAGGTACTACAGGAGCAAAATCTTGTGCTTTGTCTGGTTGTTTATCTGGCGCAATAGAAGCCGTCTTATTAGTACCATTTGAGAGAATTCAGAACATTTTGCAGGATGGTCGTAATAATGTAAATTTTCCAAATACACGTTCAATTGTGCAAGAGTTCCGAACCTACAATAACAGAGAATGGCTAACATGTGGAATGTACAGAGGATTCACTGTAATACTTGTCAGGAACATGATTGGTAGTGCCATCTTTCTTTCTTGCAAAGAGCCATTGAGAGACTTATTGACTTATCCAGGTCTCCCTGTGTGGGCCCCTTCTTTTGGCTCTGGAGCAGTCAATGGTGCTTTTACCTCACTGGCACTTTATCCATTGAGTGTTATAATAGCAAACATGCAGGCAGAAGTGGGAAATAATCTACCTCATGTAAAGAAAGTAGCCCTACGTGTATGGGAGAAATGTGGAGGAAGAATCTCACTGCTATATCGAGGAGCATCTCTCATTATCTTAAGATCTTGCATTACTTGGGGGTTTACAAATTCCATTCATGATACTTTGAGCAGAAAACTATAAAACAGGATTTATTGAACATGCatgtattaaagggaacctgacagcTCTTGTTATGCTTATAAACTGCCACGATGCCTTATTACATGACCTGATCATTTTTCTGAAGATGCCCCTGTATATTTAAAGCATAGCTaatctttcagacaacttttgattttctggcagtatttaggTTATTATTAAATGGtatcatatattaatatattttgcCTCCTTTCTATGAGATCccgcatttctttattcttttctttGCTTCTGTATTTAGAGATGTTCCTGCCTCTCAAtgagtaaggcctcatgcacacgactgtatgcactgtcagtgtgctagccatgttttgcacactgacccatttatttctgtggccccatacacacgactCTGTATTTTCACATTCCCGTATATGGGGCTGTAAGCAAAAATGaaggcaggtcctattcctgtccgcttTGTGGACTATGCTTTCTGACCTCAATGAATAGGGCCATGGATGCACAGGcagcacacggatgtcatccatgtgccattcaATCACAG contains:
- the SLC25A53 gene encoding solute carrier family 25 member 53; protein product: MESKDAPRWGSWNSSYFVGAASSFVSTVLTFPIYKTIFRQQLHTLTIRAATSQLNNEGLKHLYRGLAPPLMAKTVQGTLLFGTQGSLQHFLSKGGTTGAKSCALSGCLSGAIEAVLLVPFERIQNILQDGRNNVNFPNTRSIVQEFRTYNNREWLTCGMYRGFTVILVRNMIGSAIFLSCKEPLRDLLTYPGLPVWAPSFGSGAVNGAFTSLALYPLSVIIANMQAEVGNNLPHVKKVALRVWEKCGGRISLLYRGASLIILRSCITWGFTNSIHDTLSRKL